One region of Pelorhabdus rhamnosifermentans genomic DNA includes:
- a CDS encoding putative holin-like toxin, whose protein sequence is MITTFEAMYLMIAFATLVVLIIKKK, encoded by the coding sequence ATGATAACAACGTTTGAAGCAATGTATCTCATGATCGCATTTGCAACGCTTGTTGTTTTAATCATAAAAAAGAAATAA
- a CDS encoding LysR family transcriptional regulator: MELHQLEYILAVVKYHHFSHAAAEICISQSTLSQQIGKLEEELGIRLFKRTTRTVSLTPAGKEFIAYAANILTEITLAKRAMQEFISVERGQLVIGAIPIIGFLGLTSVIASFQRAYPNLHLEIREDASDQLLEALQTSEIDVALLTPPSNYEQYDDIHFYPLINDDLVLIVNQGHPLSKKRMVELVELKNENHICMKATYGMLRVNLEACHRAGFNPNIVYQSSQVETISALVAEGLGVSLLTSRVAKSLKKASIRIVKIHNAPKRTTALAISQNNNHSPAITAFCKFVFDRFAL, from the coding sequence ATGGAACTTCATCAATTAGAATATATCTTGGCAGTGGTCAAGTACCATCACTTCTCACACGCCGCTGCCGAAATATGCATTTCTCAATCCACCCTCTCACAGCAGATCGGAAAACTTGAAGAAGAGCTAGGTATTCGGTTATTTAAACGTACAACCCGCACTGTCAGTCTAACTCCTGCCGGAAAAGAATTTATTGCTTATGCGGCAAATATCTTGACGGAAATAACTCTGGCTAAACGGGCTATGCAGGAATTTATATCGGTTGAACGAGGCCAACTTGTGATTGGCGCCATTCCTATAATAGGTTTTTTAGGGCTAACATCAGTTATTGCCTCATTTCAAAGAGCCTATCCTAATTTACATTTGGAAATCCGTGAAGACGCTAGCGATCAACTATTAGAGGCTTTACAAACATCAGAAATTGATGTAGCCTTACTGACACCACCATCTAACTACGAGCAATATGACGATATCCACTTCTATCCTTTAATCAACGATGATTTGGTTTTAATCGTCAATCAAGGGCATCCACTATCAAAAAAAAGAATGGTTGAGTTAGTCGAATTAAAAAATGAAAACCATATCTGTATGAAAGCAACTTATGGTATGCTTAGAGTCAATTTGGAAGCATGCCACCGTGCCGGATTCAATCCTAATATTGTCTATCAGAGTAGCCAAGTAGAAACTATCTCAGCTCTTGTAGCTGAAGGACTAGGGGTATCCTTACTAACTTCACGAGTCGCAAAATCACTCAAGAAAGCTTCTATTAGAATAGTAAAGATTCATAATGCCCCCAAACGGACTACTGCTTTAGCTATTTCACAGAATAATAATCATTCCCCCGCAATTACGGCATTCTGTAAATTTGTTTTTGATCGCTTCGCACTATAA
- a CDS encoding alpha/beta hydrolase, with translation MIKTNLTIQGIPAILWGEPSDKLFIAVHGNMSSKDDDVIVVFAEEATAKRYQVLSFDLPEHGDRKDENYACKVQNCVSDLTAIMGYARTISSNIGLFACSMGAYFSLLTYRDLPLEQCLFLSPVLNMERIINNMMSWFNVSEDRLKVEKEIETPIGQTLYWDYYCYVKSNPIDTWDKPTAILYGSDDNLSEFDVVSDFVKRYHCKLQVLEHGEHYFHTDEQLRYLRQWLKDNIFTL, from the coding sequence ATGATAAAGACTAATTTGACGATTCAAGGTATTCCTGCAATTCTGTGGGGAGAACCATCGGATAAACTATTTATTGCTGTTCATGGAAACATGTCCAGTAAGGATGATGACGTGATTGTAGTTTTTGCAGAAGAAGCAACAGCCAAAAGATATCAGGTGCTCAGCTTTGACTTACCTGAACACGGAGATCGCAAAGATGAAAATTATGCTTGCAAGGTTCAAAACTGTGTCAGCGACCTTACTGCTATCATGGGTTATGCGCGAACTATTTCAAGTAATATAGGATTGTTTGCCTGTAGTATGGGGGCATATTTCAGTTTGCTTACGTATCGGGATTTGCCACTCGAACAATGTTTGTTTCTTTCTCCTGTATTAAACATGGAGCGCATCATAAATAATATGATGTCATGGTTCAATGTAAGTGAGGACAGATTAAAAGTCGAGAAAGAGATTGAAACGCCAATCGGACAGACACTTTACTGGGATTATTACTGCTATGTAAAATCCAATCCTATCGACACATGGGATAAGCCAACTGCGATTCTCTATGGTTCGGACGACAATCTTTCTGAGTTTGATGTAGTCTCAGATTTTGTTAAACGCTATCATTGTAAATTGCAAGTTTTGGAACATGGGGAACATTATTTCCATACTGACGAACAATTGAGATATCTTAGACAGTGGCTGAAAGATAATATTTTCACATTATGA